The genomic stretch atttaaacttttttaagATTGTTTTCAATTAGTAATGTGATGCATTTAATTATATCTAGAATTTATATAATCTTTTTTagtactttatattttattttcataggCTATAGATTATATTTCAGACAATGTCATAAAAAAAAGGCCAAGTAATATAGATTTGTAGCAATAAATAGAATATCTACGAGTAATGAGACAGGTAAGGGAGCAAATCTTTAATGTTCAAGGCAGGTGTCGCCGTGTGGGTATTGAAATACCCACTATATTTGATATGCAAATTTTATGGTCTTGGAAATTGAAGAAACTATTTTAACTCTCAAGTGTTTCTAATAATTTTAGGTGGAAATTAAGGTAAGGGACGGCAAAGCTGTCAACATTCACATGTTTTGTAGCCGGCGACCAGGTCTTCTGGTCTCTACAATGCAGGCTTTGGATAACCTCGGATTAGATGTTCAACAAGCTGTTATTAGCTGCTTCAATGGTTTTGCTTTAGACATCTTCAAAGCTGAGGTACGCTTCTTTATCCATTGCCAAGCTTCACTTTCTTACTTTTTCTTTAACCTTTATGTTATATGATGCTTGGACCTAATTTTATTGAGGTGTAATGCACATTGTGTCTAATACTAATAGTGTCAATTAATCCATGTACCAACCTAGATTGTTGAAAAGGCTTGCAATAAATTCACTGATTATTGGTTTGTGGTATGTGAAGTTTGACGGTTTGTAACTGTTGTCTTTTTTGTTTCTTAACAGCAATGCAGAGAAGGGCAGGATGTGCTTCCTGAGGAAATCAAAGCAGTTCTGCTGGATTCAGCAGGTATCCATGATATGATGTGATTCAAGTTCTTAATTGGTAAATGGAATTAGAGAAATGCCAACAGTGATTGCTGTTGTAACTTGCACGCAGGATCCAAATAAATCTTTACAAATTACAATTACTGTCTGTAAGGCATTACTGGGAAGATCAAACAGCAAATTAGCATAATTTGAAGGTTGAAAAGTTGTCTTGTGATATCTGGTCATGACTTCTAGCAAAGCAAATGATGTCACATTGTTTTTTTAAGTCATGGATTATATCTTGTTTGTTTTATTTGCCTGTTTATTTTGGTCATggaatatttttcttaaatcttgcttcctcaaaattgtgtctgtttaatttttaaaatagacTTGCTACAAAAAGTTGTCAGCGGCCTAGTTGTTTGTTTTTAAAGGGATTTCAATCCTCACTAATTAAATAACAGTGCACCACAATGGGTAGAGCTTCCGTACTCTGCTATGATTGGTGGTCCTCGTCCAGATTCAACCATGACGATGAATTATCAATTTGGGACATTTGGGGCTTCGTTTAGGATTTTATTTCAATCATAAGGACTAGATTGAGTATTTGAATTTCATCTCTATATCATTTAATCGTTACCTAACACACTCATTTCACAGTAGGAAGGTGGAGTCCAACATGTCAGGTAAATGTGCCGAATAAGCATTCTGATGACAGAGATCATTGTAGGGATAATTGGGATCCACTAACTAATTTAGAAGTTCTAATTGAAGCCAATGAAATTgtagaaattaaattgaatattggATCAAATTTTAGAGTCAAATTGAAATTTAACTCAGATTTCAATCtcaataattaaatataacaGTGCATCACAGTGGAGTAGTTGCCAAACCGGGTATCTCCCATGGTCTAGCCactcgattttttttttttgggcaCCATGATCATCTTGGAGAGAGAAGTTGATAAACACGACGTCTAGATATTGATAACTCGTTTTCGGATCTCCTCCTCCGCTTTCTTAGGTTTTTAGCATGAATGAactattatttctaattataaaatattagagtattaataattttaacaataaaaaatatattaacttGATATTTATTAAAAACTGAGCTAGTTCTTTTGGTAGTTAAATCGtacattttttctttgattttttaaacCTGAcgatttttttatgtatatcaaattaattttcatgttttataattaaaattgttTCACACTCAAATATTTTATGATCAAAAAACTTTGAGTGAACGACTTACTTAGAGAGACGACAAAGAGAATATCACTTGCATATTTGGTGTTAGTTCTTGGCAGTTGGCACGTATGTTGCTTCCACCCAAAAAGATCTTTAGGTTTAGTATTAGGCAACTactctaataaaaatatcaaaaatatttttttatgatgatctttatttaaaaaatataatttatttatataattatattttaaataaaaataatatttttataacatataaaaataaagttctataatttattatttaataattaaaataaaatatcttcacATGATGacaatcataaaatttttattgaagTAGTCACCTAATGACCCTATTATATTATCTTTGGCTATCATGGTTGTTTTACACTTTTACTTGAAGTGTCTCATAAAAACAACAgtattcactttttttttattgaaataaaatatgaaGATTACACAAAGATATAATTCAAGACAAGGTATTATTTCATATTGTGTGTATGATATTTTCTGTAAACAGTAAAAATAATaagtaaaattgaaaaaattgagatttttaactgtattaattttatttgagaGTTTTTATGCGTTACTAAAAGGTTAggtataaaatttgaaaaagtaattgttactaagttttaatttatcctttaattgtcttcttaatatttaaaagattaacaaattcaaatatatattattttaaaaataagactataaagcatattttttattaaaattgattaGAATTGAGTGTATTTAATTTGACATTCAAAGTTAACTTAGGAGGTGAGAATTGTTTTACTCTTATAAATATCATATCATCATAAATTACTGTATCCCTTCATAAACCTGTTTTTCAATAggtatattttaaaaataaaaagtgtcatcaattcttatattttattttattttattttttagaattttgatTTCTTAAGAAAGGTCTTTAGaaatttttatattcattttGGAGGAAGAGTGATTATTCCTATGTATTAATTTATTACCACAAGATACTCGAAGAAGAGagtaaaaagtataaaaaaatattactgaATAGTTATCAAACAATTTGAAGTATTTTATACTcctaaaaaaaatgataaatcacTCAAGTgccaataaaattttaaaaaattaaaaaataatttgccTAAAAAGTAACTTAATATTAGAGAGCAAAAAAATGATTTTCTCAATACATTGAActtatgaaaatttaaaaaaattaatatttgttaTGATAAGATCAAATATATGGATGTCCATTTATGACTTAGGCAGTTAACAATGAAGGAACCACTTTTTAAGGATGAATTTAAATAAATGAGAGTTGAAAATAGAAGCACCTTACGTGTATAAATCGAAGGCATTGTCAAATGCATTTTACACAATAGtaagaatataaaaaattcTTCACTCTCTCTTTCGTTCTATTCTCTCTCTTATATactttattataatattattaaatatattaattatatctaTTGATATAGTAATTCTAGTATATATTACTACTAGagttatctaattatattttcatattttatatttgttacctcttccttatttatttatttggttaTTTCCAAGGTTCTGAAAATCAGACCAGACCGGCCGGTTCGACCAGTTTAACCGCGAATCGGCGATGCAAACGGTTCAGTCCTCCTTTAAAAACCACAGTAGGAAGAACAGCTAGAAAATCGATGAATCAGCCGAAAATCGGCCGGTTGGGCCGGACCGGTGACTGGCCGGTTCTGCTAAACGTCGCcgtttttattgttttaaaaaaattaaaaaatgtaacCCGACCCAACCCGCTCGTGGAGCACCCCACCCCCTTCTTCCCCCGACCCCCATTCATTCATGATTCATCTCACTCTCAGTCTCATAGTGAGTGAACCCTAGCCGCCCTCTGAAGTCTGAACCCTAGCCGCCCAGTCGCCCTCCATCGTCGCCGCGGTCTCAGGTTGTCAGCGCCACTGCCGTCGCCTGGTCCTCAGCCCCAGTAGCCCTCCATCGTCGCCTGGTTCCCTGCCCAGTAGCAATCCATCTCCATCGTCTtcatcttctcaacaccaatagCCCTCTCATCGTCTTCATCGTCGTGTGGTCCTCAACACCAGTAGCCCTCCATCGACCCCAGGTTAGTGACTCGTCCTCTGCTCATCTTCTTTAGTATAAGAAACATGAAGAAACATGAAGTTGATACTCTGTGAACTTCCTCTGTGAACTTAGATTTCTGTTCTTTTTTTCTGTGAACTTCCTCTGTGAACTTCGATTTCTGTTCAATTTCTGTGAACTTCCTCTATGAACTTCCTCTGCTAATCTTCTTCGTTCTTTGTTCTTCTGCTTTAGGTTAAGAACATGGTTAATTTTCATGctgttaatttttattgttaatttttattgtgttgtggctgtttttaatttcattgtGTTGTGGGTGTTATTAATTTCAGTTATGGAAAATAGTATTAATCAAGAAGCAGCTGATGGTGTCAAAAATAATTCAAGGGGTAAAAAATCTTCAGAAACAATTTCACTGATGGTGTTTGCAAGTACCAAGTGAAAACTCTTCAGACTACCCCTACTTTTATTGAGGAAGTTCAAGAAAATAAAGCTTTGGATCTATGGCCGAAGATGAAGGAAGAGCCTGAACTTGATGTAAATGAGGAACATATTCTGAATAGTTACTACCAATCCTCAATTTTGTCTCATGATTCATTGGAATCTGCTTTGGCCAATTACCTTGCTAACAGATTAAACAGTGCAAGCCTTCAAAGTAACACACTCTTTGATCTTTTTGTTGGGATCTTGAAATCTGACCAAGAAATCATGGATTTTGTGAAGGATGATCTTAAAGCAGTTAAGGAAAGAGACCCTACTTGCATAAGCCATGTGCATTGCTTCTTGAACTTCAAAGGCTTCTTAGCATGCCAATCTCATAGAGTTGCTCATAAGCTATGGCTTCAAGGAAGAAAAGTCTTGGCAGTTATGATCCAGAACCGAGTTTCTGAGGTTTTTGCGGTTGGTATTCATCCCGGTGCTAAGATTGGAAGCGGGATTCTGCTTGATCATGTAACTGGATTAGTGGTTGGTGAAACTGCAGTGATTGGTAACAATGTGTCAATTTTGCATAGTGTGACTTTGGGTGGAACTGGTAAAGCTTCTGGTGATAGGCATCCAAAGATTGGTGATGGGGTTTTGATTGGTGCAGGGACTTGTATTTTGGGGAACATTAAGGTTGGTGAATGTGCTAAGATTGGTGCTGGTTCTGTGGTGATTAAGAATGTTCCTCCTAGGACTACTGTTGTTAGTGATTTTGTTATGCTGctattttgaattaatttaggGGTGATTATTTGTTATGCTActattttgaattaatttaggAGTGATTAATGATTATTTCTAGTTGTATTGTTGTTGTTTGCATCATTGCTCTTTTCACTATTTAAGTTTATATTTTGATAAGATCATATGGATTTGGTTGACATTTCATATGTTTTAAATTTGAAAGATatttaagatttatattagactataattatattttatgatgtttatatataatttatttattattttattctaaaatggTTTTTCTGGTTGAACCACCGGTTAAACCGGTTAGACCAataaaccagtgaaccagtagCTAGAGCAGTTTGATGACCGGTCTGGTTTTTCGAACCTTGGTTATTTCACAACACGTTATCAGTACGAGACTTtgatcaaatttttaggaagactcaggtaacAAATTTCCATTATGTCAAAACTCTCTTATAACACCCTACACACAGATTTCCAAGCACAAAGCTCCTTTTCAAACTTTCCAAAACCACCAATTAAGCTCCAATACACATATATACAAGGCCTAAGCCACAATATCACACCCAAACACAATAACTCAACCACtaaatcacaaaatttcaagtcTTTAGATTAGGGTTGGGAATCTCACCTTACCCAAGGATCAAGGAGGCAAGACTAAGCCTTCTCTTCAAAGTCAATTAGATCCTATAACACAAAAGAGTTCacaatttcaatattttttcccatgaaattcgaaaatcaaGGCTGGAAGAACAGAGGTGAAACATGGCTTACCTCTTGCACAATCTTATGGGCTTTGTAAAGCTCAACATTGCGATCGCGTGGCCGTAAACGGTGCGTCAACCGgagctccggatcaaaagttataaTCAATGGAAGTTTAAAGTGAAATTTGGGCAAGGGGTTTCACATTTCCCCCTCCCTTTCAACGTGTGTGTTGTGTTTGAGCAGAAAGAGAGAGCTAAGCTCTCTTAATTAAGAGAGGCTTGGCTGGGGCCTTGGGCCCAATATGGGTTCAATTGGCCCGGATTGGCCCGTTCGACCCAATTTTGGGCCGATTTCTtgaaaattagtgtcaaaattctcgttttaaATTTCTCTATCACATTAAACCATAAAATCCTCATTTTCTCATTCTctagaatatattttaatttatgggttaattagtcattaattaactgggttttacattctacccacctaattgggaattttgtcCACAAAATTCGATTTCAGTTACCTGAGAATAGGTGTGGGTAGTCTGCTCGCATTTCTGACTCAAGTTTTCAGGTGTGCTCCTCAACACCGGCTCAACTCCATGTCACTTTCACTAATGAAACCTCCTTTCTACGCAACTTCTTAATACTCGTGTCATCAATCCTGACCGAAGTCACCAGCAGAGTCAAGTCTTCCTTTAATTGAACCGATTccggttctaacacatggctagcatcggGAGTATACTTCTAAAGCTGCGACATGTGAAATAcatcgtgcaggttcgaaaggtGAGGCGGTAGAGCTATCCGATGCGCCACTGGTCCAACGCTCTCGAGAATCTGGAACGGACCGATGTATCGGGGATTCAGCTTCTTCGTCTTAATCGCTCTACCTACTCCTGTTGTTAGAGTAACCTTCAGGAAagcatggtctccttcctcaaatctGAGGGCTTCCGTCTCTGATCGGTGTAACTCTTCTGACGACTTTGAGTAGTGAGCATCCTATCTCTGATTTTCTTAACTTGTTCAGTAGTTTCAGCTATCATCTCAGGCCCCAATAGACTTTTCTCCCCAGTTTTATACCAGCATAGCGGAGATTGGTATTTCCTCCCTTGCAGAGCCTCATACAGAGCCATTCTGATGCTCGCATGGTAGCAATTATTGTACGCAAACTCCACCagtggcatataccgatcccagctCGCCGGCTAgtccaaaacacaagccctCAAGATATCCTCTAgggtttggatcgtcctctcagattgaccatctgtttgaggatggtaagttGTACTCAAGCTCAAACGGGTTTCGAAGGCTTTATGAAATGCACCCCAGAACCTTAAAGTGAAACGGGGGTCTCTGTCAGAAATTATGGCAGTAGGCACACCATGAAGTCTAACAATCTCCTTTATATACAGGTGCGCTAACTCCTCAAGAGTATAGTTCATACGAATGGGTagaaagtgagctgacttcatCAGCCGGTCCATAATTACCCATACAGCATCAAAACCGGCTCTAGTTCTCGGTAATCCCGATACAAGATCCATTGAAATGCTCTCCCACTTCCATTGCAGAATCTCCAAAGGTTGCAATGTCCCAAAAGGTCTCTGATGTTCAATCTGCACCTTCTGACAAGTTAAAAACTTTGAGACATACTCCgtcacatcattcttcatactaGGCCACTATAACATAGCCTTTAGATCATTGTACATCTTAGTACTCCCAGGGTGAATAGAAAATCTGCTTTTGTGTGCTTCCTTCAAGATACCTTGTCACAAAGTCCCAACATCAGGCACAATAATTCTACCCTTAAATCTCCATAGCCCATCTTGATCCCATGACACTCTCCACTGCTTCCCTTGCTCAATAGCTGGCAACACCTTAGGTAACACGTCATCGTTTTGATGAGCCTTCAGGAGTTCGGATTTAAAATCACTTGAGATCTGTAATCGACTCAAACACAGAGTTCCAGACTCTTCCTGAACATCGATCTTCAAACTCTCGAATGCCTTGAGCAACTCCTCTTCTC from Arachis stenosperma cultivar V10309 chromosome 9, arast.V10309.gnm1.PFL2, whole genome shotgun sequence encodes the following:
- the LOC130949384 gene encoding serine acetyltransferase 3, mitochondrial-like produces the protein MKKHEVDTLNNFTDGVCKYQVKTLQTTPTFIEEVQENKALDLWPKMKEEPELDVNEEHILNSYYQSSILSHDSLESALANYLANRLNSASLQSNTLFDLFVGILKSDQEIMDFVKDDLKAVKERDPTCISHVHCFLNFKGFLACQSHRVAHKLWLQGRKVLAVMIQNRVSEVFAVGIHPGAKIGSGILLDHVTGLVVGETAVIGNNVSILHSVTLGGTGKASGDRHPKIGDGVLIGAGTCILGNIKVGECAKIGAGSVVIKNVPPRTTVVSSKGEAVELSDAPLVQRSRESGTDRCIGDSASSS